Proteins from a single region of Streptomyces sp. TN58:
- a CDS encoding threonine/serine ThrE exporter family protein, with the protein MAEADGAEDRKPQSDEAHSAFTPPPGTGPEVSADDQPTSEFVRPPNTEPAPPEPEGSAFAAPATYSAAQSPPAYTPGQGFPVAQMKESPWQDRMRTMLRMPVDVRPVPDLVQRPSETGPAVGRVLDLTLRIGELLLSGGEGSEDVEAAMFAVARSYGLDRCEPTVTFTMLSITHQPSLVDHPVSASRTVRRRGTDYTRLAAVFRLVADISSAETDVSLEDAYRRLAEIRRNRHPYPTWVLTAAAGLLAGAASILVGGGVLVFFAAALGAVLGDRLAWLCAGRGLPEFYQFVVAAMPPAAFGVALKLAEIENIKASAVITGGLFALLPGRALVAAVQDGLTGFYITAAARLLEVMYLFIGIIMGVLVVLYLGLQLGASPKPEEVLQITQRPLIQIAASMVLVFTFAILLQQERSTVWIVTLNGGVAWVTFGALHYAGGIPPVPSTCVAAGLVGLFGQLFSRYRFASALPYVTAAIGPLLPGSATYYGLLLIAEDRLNEGLGSLVNAAAIALAIAIGVNLGSEASRLFMRIPGAASAVKGRAAAKRTRGY; encoded by the coding sequence GTGGCGGAGGCCGACGGGGCCGAGGACAGGAAGCCCCAGTCCGACGAAGCGCACAGCGCCTTCACGCCGCCTCCCGGCACCGGGCCGGAGGTGTCCGCCGACGATCAGCCCACCTCGGAGTTCGTTCGCCCGCCGAACACCGAACCGGCCCCGCCCGAGCCCGAGGGGTCCGCCTTCGCCGCGCCCGCCACCTACAGCGCCGCGCAGTCCCCGCCCGCGTACACCCCGGGCCAGGGGTTCCCCGTCGCCCAGATGAAGGAGTCCCCCTGGCAGGACCGCATGCGCACGATGCTGCGCATGCCGGTCGACGTGCGCCCCGTACCGGACCTCGTGCAGCGGCCGAGCGAGACCGGGCCCGCCGTGGGCCGCGTACTCGACCTGACGCTGCGCATCGGGGAGCTGCTGCTGTCGGGCGGCGAGGGCTCCGAGGACGTGGAGGCCGCGATGTTCGCCGTGGCCCGCTCCTACGGGCTGGACCGCTGCGAGCCGACCGTCACCTTCACCATGCTGTCGATCACGCACCAGCCGTCGCTGGTCGACCACCCGGTCTCGGCGAGCCGGACCGTGCGCCGCCGGGGCACCGACTACACCCGGCTGGCGGCCGTGTTCCGGCTGGTGGCCGACATCAGCTCGGCGGAGACCGACGTCTCGCTGGAGGATGCCTACCGGCGCCTCGCCGAGATCCGGCGCAACCGGCACCCGTACCCCACGTGGGTGCTCACGGCGGCCGCGGGGCTGCTCGCCGGGGCCGCCTCGATCCTGGTCGGCGGCGGGGTGCTGGTCTTCTTCGCGGCGGCGCTCGGCGCGGTCCTCGGCGACCGGCTCGCGTGGCTGTGCGCCGGGCGAGGACTGCCGGAGTTCTACCAGTTCGTGGTCGCGGCGATGCCGCCGGCCGCCTTCGGCGTGGCGCTCAAGCTCGCCGAGATCGAGAACATCAAGGCCTCCGCCGTGATCACCGGCGGGCTGTTCGCGCTGCTGCCGGGACGGGCCCTGGTCGCGGCCGTGCAGGACGGCCTGACCGGCTTCTACATCACCGCCGCCGCCCGGCTCCTGGAGGTGATGTACCTCTTCATCGGCATCATCATGGGCGTGCTGGTCGTGCTCTACCTCGGGCTGCAGCTGGGCGCCTCGCCCAAGCCCGAGGAGGTCCTGCAGATCACCCAGCGGCCGCTGATCCAGATCGCGGCGTCGATGGTGCTCGTCTTCACCTTCGCGATCCTGCTCCAGCAGGAGCGCTCCACGGTGTGGATCGTGACCCTCAACGGCGGGGTGGCGTGGGTGACCTTCGGGGCCCTGCACTACGCGGGCGGGATCCCGCCCGTGCCGTCCACGTGCGTCGCGGCCGGTCTGGTGGGCCTCTTCGGGCAGCTCTTCTCCCGCTACCGCTTCGCGTCCGCCCTGCCGTACGTCACGGCCGCCATCGGGCCGCTGCTGCCCGGCTCGGCGACGTACTACGGGCTGCTGCTGATCGCCGAGGACCGGCTGAACGAGGGGCTGGGCTCCCTGGTGAACGCCGCGGCCATCGCCCTGGCCATCGCGATCGGGGTGAACCTGGGGTCGGAGGCCTCCCGGCTGTTCATGCGCATCCCCGGCGCGGCGAGCGCCGTCAAGGGCCGCGCGGCGGCGAAGCGGACCCGCGGCTACTGA
- a CDS encoding DedA family protein, whose amino-acid sequence MYTLALGPEWLSPDYLISHFGLIGILVIVFAESGLFAFLPGDSLLFTAGLLVADGQYIKQPLWLVCTLIVAAAIIGDQVGYMIGKFFGPKLFNRPNSKLFKRENLDKAHEFMDKHGPKAIVLARFVPIIRTFAPMVAGAGSMKYRTFLTYNVIGGIAWGAGVTVAGYWLGQIEFIKTNVEPILVGIVLVSVIPVVFEVLKARKENKAAAGQAPEAAAVADGSGPQSPGQRGRHAKR is encoded by the coding sequence GTGTATACGCTTGCGCTCGGCCCTGAGTGGCTGTCCCCGGACTACCTGATCTCGCACTTCGGCCTGATCGGCATCCTGGTCATCGTCTTCGCCGAGTCGGGCCTCTTCGCCTTCCTGCCCGGCGACTCCCTGCTCTTCACCGCGGGCCTGCTGGTCGCGGACGGGCAGTACATCAAGCAGCCGCTGTGGCTGGTCTGCACCCTGATCGTCGCCGCGGCCATCATCGGCGACCAGGTCGGCTACATGATCGGCAAGTTCTTCGGGCCGAAGCTCTTCAACCGGCCCAACTCCAAGCTCTTCAAGCGGGAGAACCTGGACAAGGCGCACGAGTTCATGGACAAGCACGGCCCCAAGGCCATCGTGCTCGCCCGCTTCGTGCCGATCATCCGCACCTTCGCCCCGATGGTCGCGGGCGCCGGCTCGATGAAGTACCGCACCTTCCTGACCTACAACGTCATCGGCGGCATCGCGTGGGGCGCGGGCGTCACCGTCGCGGGCTACTGGCTCGGCCAGATCGAGTTCATCAAGACGAACGTCGAGCCGATCCTCGTCGGCATCGTCCTCGTCTCCGTCATCCCGGTGGTCTTCGAGGTGCTGAAGGCCCGCAAGGAGAACAAGGCCGCCGCCGGCCAGGCCCCGGAGGCGGCCGCGGTCGCCGACGGCTCCGGTCCGCAGTCCCCGGGCCAGCGCGGGCGCCACGCCAAGCGCTGA
- a CDS encoding MerR family transcriptional regulator: MGYSVGQVAGFAGVTVRTLHHYDEIGLLSPGGRSHAGHRRYDDADLDRLQRILFYRELGFPLDEVAVLLDDPKSDPQEHLRRQHALLTDRIARLQQMAKAVEHAMEAKKMGINLTPEEKFEVFGEQDPEQYAEEVQERWGDTEAYAESQRRAASYTKDDWQRMQDESADWGRRYAAAMEAGEPAEGEAAMDLAEEHRLHIHKWFYDCPYEMHTCLGEMYVADERFTAFYDAVKPGMAAHLRDAILANGVRGV; the protein is encoded by the coding sequence ATGGGCTACTCAGTGGGCCAGGTGGCGGGTTTCGCCGGGGTCACGGTGCGCACCCTGCACCACTACGACGAGATCGGGCTGCTCTCCCCGGGCGGCCGCAGCCACGCGGGACACCGGCGGTACGACGACGCCGACCTGGACCGGCTGCAGCGGATCCTGTTCTACCGGGAGCTCGGCTTCCCCCTCGACGAGGTCGCGGTCCTGCTGGACGACCCGAAGTCGGATCCACAGGAGCATCTGCGCCGGCAGCATGCCCTGCTGACCGACCGGATCGCCCGGCTCCAGCAGATGGCCAAGGCCGTTGAGCACGCCATGGAGGCGAAGAAGATGGGCATCAACCTCACGCCCGAGGAGAAGTTCGAGGTCTTCGGGGAGCAGGACCCCGAGCAGTACGCGGAGGAGGTCCAGGAGCGGTGGGGCGACACCGAGGCGTACGCCGAGTCCCAGCGCCGCGCGGCCTCGTACACGAAGGACGACTGGCAGCGGATGCAGGACGAGTCCGCCGACTGGGGCCGCCGGTACGCCGCTGCCATGGAGGCCGGTGAACCCGCCGAGGGCGAGGCCGCGATGGACCTGGCCGAGGAGCACCGCCTGCACATCCACAAGTGGTTCTACGACTGCCCGTACGAGATGCACACCTGCCTCGGCGAGATGTACGTGGCGGACGAGCGCTTCACGGCGTTCTACGACGCGGTGAAGCCGGGCATGGCCGCACACCTGAGGGACGCGATCCTGGCGAACGGCGTGCGCGGAGTGTAA
- a CDS encoding ABC transporter permease: protein MSAAWVVSDSWTMTRRELAHWARQPVQMLVGLVFPVMMLLMFGFLVGGGRGIDGEYVEFLVPGMLALTMAFGLEATLTAVTQDLNKGVIDRFRAMPMSSSAVLVGRSAADMLQSAVGLLVLAAVGLLLGWRWHGGAAAALLAFGLLLLLRLAMLWIGIWLGMVAGRPELVQAVQILVWPVGFLSNAFATPESMPGWLGAVVEWNPLSATATAVRDLFGNPVAAPPSWAADHAALLAVAWPLLLLAVFFPLAVGRYRGLSR from the coding sequence ATGAGCGCGGCCTGGGTGGTCTCGGACTCCTGGACGATGACCCGGCGCGAGCTGGCGCACTGGGCGCGGCAGCCGGTGCAGATGCTCGTCGGGCTGGTCTTCCCCGTGATGATGCTGCTGATGTTCGGCTTCCTGGTGGGCGGCGGGCGCGGGATCGACGGCGAGTACGTCGAGTTCCTGGTCCCCGGGATGCTCGCCCTGACCATGGCCTTCGGCCTGGAGGCCACCCTCACGGCCGTCACCCAGGACCTGAACAAGGGGGTGATCGACCGCTTCCGCGCCATGCCCATGTCCTCCTCCGCGGTCCTGGTGGGCCGCAGCGCCGCCGACATGCTCCAGTCGGCGGTGGGCCTGCTGGTCCTGGCCGCGGTCGGGCTGCTGCTCGGCTGGCGATGGCACGGCGGCGCGGCGGCCGCCCTGCTCGCCTTCGGACTGCTCCTGCTGCTGCGCCTGGCGATGCTGTGGATCGGGATCTGGCTCGGCATGGTCGCGGGCCGGCCCGAGCTGGTGCAGGCGGTGCAGATCCTGGTCTGGCCGGTGGGCTTCCTGTCCAACGCGTTCGCCACGCCGGAGTCGATGCCGGGCTGGCTGGGCGCGGTGGTGGAATGGAACCCGCTCTCGGCGACGGCCACCGCCGTCCGCGACCTGTTCGGCAACCCGGTCGCGGCCCCGCCCTCATGGGCCGCCGACCACGCGGCCCTGCTGGCGGTCGCCTGGCCGCTGCTGCTGCTCGCGGTCTTCTTCCCGCTGGCCGTGGGCCGTTACCGGGGGCTGAGCAGGTAG
- a CDS encoding daunorubicin resistance protein DrrA family ABC transporter ATP-binding protein: MALAISVAGVHKRYGDKQALAGLDLEVARGTVHAVLGPNGAGKTTAVRIMSTLLRHDEGTVRVAGHDVAADPAAVRSRIGLLGQHAALDEELAGRQNLEMFGRLHHLGARRAGLRADELLERFGLADTGRKPVKQYSGGMRRRLDLAASLITDPEVLFLDEPTTGLDPRGRAEVWNAVRSLVGGGTTVLLTTQYLEEADQLAHRLSLIDGGRVAAEGTADELKALVGRDRIVVVLRDAARLAHAARLLPDPAVDPDTLTLSFPVQDRMAGLARTLRTLQEAGIEAADLAVRRPTLDEVFLHLTDREEVAA; this comes from the coding sequence GTGGCTTTGGCGATCTCCGTCGCAGGCGTTCACAAGCGGTATGGCGACAAGCAGGCCCTGGCCGGGCTCGACCTGGAGGTGGCGCGCGGCACCGTCCACGCCGTGCTCGGCCCCAACGGCGCCGGCAAGACCACGGCCGTGCGCATCATGAGCACCCTGCTCCGGCACGACGAGGGGACGGTCCGCGTGGCGGGCCACGACGTGGCCGCCGACCCGGCGGCCGTACGCTCCCGCATCGGCCTCCTCGGCCAGCACGCCGCGCTCGACGAGGAACTGGCCGGACGGCAGAACCTGGAGATGTTCGGACGCCTCCACCACCTGGGCGCGCGCCGGGCCGGGCTGCGCGCCGACGAGCTGCTGGAGCGCTTCGGCCTCGCGGACACCGGCCGCAAGCCCGTGAAGCAGTACAGCGGCGGCATGCGGCGCCGGCTCGACCTCGCCGCCTCCCTGATCACCGACCCGGAGGTGCTGTTCCTGGACGAGCCGACCACCGGCCTCGACCCGCGGGGCCGCGCCGAGGTGTGGAACGCGGTCCGCTCCCTGGTCGGCGGCGGCACCACCGTGCTGCTCACCACGCAGTACCTGGAGGAGGCCGACCAGCTGGCCCACCGGCTCTCCCTGATCGACGGCGGCCGGGTCGCGGCCGAGGGCACGGCCGACGAACTGAAGGCCCTGGTCGGCCGGGACCGGATCGTCGTGGTCCTGCGGGACGCGGCGCGCCTGGCGCACGCGGCGCGGCTGCTGCCCGACCCCGCCGTCGACCCCGACACCCTGACCCTGAGCTTCCCCGTCCAGGACCGCATGGCCGGACTGGCCCGGACCCTGCGGACGCTGCAGGAGGCGGGCATCGAGGCGGCCGACCTCGCCGTCCGGCGCCCCACGCTCGACGAGGTCTTCCTGCACCTGACCGACCGCGAGGAGGTGGCCGCATGA
- a CDS encoding PadR family transcriptional regulator, which translates to MSAIRLLVLGAVRQHGRAHGYQVRNDLEYWGAHEWSNTKPGSIYHALKQMAKQGVLHAHEVAPSAAGGPPRTEYEVTDAGREEYFRLLREALAAFDQKADVLSAAIGFMVDLPRAEVLALLRERLAKLAGWRSSVTDYYTPEGGPEPLGHIGEIMHRWVHSADAEAEWTRGLIARIEGGAYSFAGEGGEPFVGVLAEGQENPYA; encoded by the coding sequence ATGTCAGCGATCCGGCTTCTTGTCCTCGGCGCCGTCCGCCAGCACGGGCGCGCCCACGGGTACCAGGTGCGCAACGACCTGGAGTACTGGGGCGCCCACGAGTGGTCGAACACCAAGCCGGGATCGATCTACCACGCCCTGAAGCAGATGGCGAAGCAGGGCGTCCTGCACGCGCACGAGGTGGCGCCGAGCGCGGCGGGCGGACCGCCGCGCACCGAGTACGAGGTGACGGACGCCGGCCGGGAGGAGTACTTCAGGCTGCTGCGCGAGGCGCTCGCGGCGTTCGACCAGAAGGCGGACGTGCTGTCGGCGGCGATCGGCTTCATGGTCGACCTGCCGCGGGCGGAAGTGCTCGCGCTGCTGCGGGAGCGGTTGGCGAAGCTGGCGGGCTGGCGGTCGTCGGTGACCGACTACTACACGCCCGAGGGCGGTCCGGAGCCGCTGGGCCACATCGGCGAGATCATGCACAGGTGGGTGCACTCCGCGGACGCGGAGGCGGAGTGGACGCGGGGGCTGATCGCCCGGATCGAGGGGGGCGCGTACTCCTTCGCGGGCGAGGGCGGAGAGCCCTTCGTGGGGGTGCTGGCGGAGGGTCAGGAGAATCCCTACGCCTGA